The Ignavibacteriales bacterium genome contains the following window.
TTCCTGAACGGATTGAAGTTTAATAGCACGATTATAAATAGAGTCAAGATGAGCTTTCATCTCACCTTTAAATAAAAATTTTGCCTCTTTGGTGTCTCGTAAAAATTCTAAAACTTCATCCCATGTAGAATCACCTTTTTGTGAAATCCCTGAAAGGAATTTCATAATGGCTTCATATATTTTGAGGCGTCGATCGTAAAGGTCTAATCGAACGCGGTATTCTTGGATTTTGAATTGTCTATAAGCTATCCAGAGCGCTATAAGTGCAATAATTGGGGTTAGAAATCCTGATAGTTGATTCATAGTTTTAGTATGTGGAAACTTATTAATAAATATTCTAACTATTCATTATTCCGCCAAAGGCGGATAAATCCGCCACAAAGATTGGCGGGTGAAACTGCACGGTTATTTATTAAGTTTAATCCTCCGTGGTTCTTCGTATCCCTTCGTGTATCTTCGTGTAAATATTTTCACGGAGCCACACGAAGATCAATCATCGATTTAAATCGTTTAAAATTTCATTAAACGTATTAAATATATTATCCAAAATCAAATCGCTCTTTGTAATGGGAAAGGTGTGGATAGGAACCAGTTAAAAGTGGTTGACCAAAAAAGTAAGAATAGGAGTCATTCCGAACTTGGTTCGGAATCTGAACATAGCAAAACTACTTGCTTTGCATAGATGCTGAAATAAATTCAGCATGACCCTAGACTTTATGGATAACCTCCACAGGGATGTCTAAGAATCGCCAAAAGAACACACCCCTAATTCCCCCTTCATTAGGAATTAAGCTAAATTAAGAGGGGACTTTTTCACGGGTGTCACGAACCCCCGCCTGCTGCGGGCAGGAATTCGTGATACTACAGTGATAAAATTGTTAGTGTCATGGTGTGGACCATAACACCGAGGTAACACACCCCTAAATCCACTCTCGTCAGGAATAAAGCTTAATTAAGAGGGGACTTTTTCACGGGTGTCGCGAATCAATTCGTGACACAACCACGATGTCACTATTTGTGTCATGGTGTGGACCATGACACCCCTGCACAGGCGACTTTTTTATCGCATAAGCTTTTTATACTTAATCCTGCGTGGTCTGTCGGCTTCAATCCCTAATTGTTTTCTGCGGTGCTCTTCGAATTCGGAATAATTTCCATCAAACCAAATTGCTTCGCTGTCTCCTTCAAATGCAAGTATGTGTGTCGCAACGCGGTCTAAGAACCATCTATCGTGAGAGATGATAACGGCGCAGCCGGCAAAGTTTTCCAACGCTTCCTCGAGCGCGCGGAGCGTGTTCACGTCGAGATCGTTTGTCGGTTCGTCGAGCAAAAGAACATTCGCGCCTGTTCTTAAAATTTTTGCAAGATGCACGCGATTGCGCTCGCCGCCCGAAAGAACTCCGACCGGTTTCTGCTGATCTGTTCCGCTAAAATTAAATCGAGCTACATAGGCGCGCGAGTTTACTTCGCGGTTTCCCAACTTGATTAAATCTTCGCCGCCCGAAATTTCCTGCCAAATCGTTTTGTTGGGATCGAGTGGCCTGTTTTGATCGACGTATGCGAGCTTCACAGTTTCGCCGATTGTAATTGTACCGCTCTCAGGTTTTTCAACTCCGGTGATCATACGAAAAAGTGTTGTCTTACCGGCACCGTTCGGTCCTATAATGCCGATTATTCCACCTGCGGGTAAATTGAAATTGAGATTTTCATACAAAATAATATCGCCATATGCTTTGGCAACATTTTCTGCGCGGATGACCACATCGCCAAGCCGCGGTCCGGGAGGAATGAATATTTCAAGTTCCTCGCTTCGCTTTTCGTTATCTTCTTCAAGCATTTTTTCGTAAGCGGTTATGCGTGCTTTGCTTTTCGCGTGTCGGCCCTTTGGATTTAATCGAACCCATTCTAATTCGCGCTGTAAAACTTTTTGGCGCTTTGATTCCTGTTTTTCTTCGAGCCTCAGACGTGCCTGTTTTTGTTCAAGCCATGATGAATAATTTCCCTCGAACGGAATTCCTTCTCCGCGGTCAAGTTCTAAAATCCATCCTGCAACGTTATCAAGGAAGTAACGGTCGTGTGTTACCGCGATTACAGTCCCTTTATATTGGGAAAGAAAATGTTCAAGCCACGCTACAGATTCGGCATCTAAATGGTTTGTCGGTTCATCAAGTAATAAAACATCCGGCTCTTGCAAAAGTAAACGGCACAATGCAACCCGCCGCCGCTCACCGCCTGAAATTACCGATACAGATGTTTCGGATGGCGGACACCGTAACGCATCCATTGCCTGTTCCAATTTACTGTCAATATCCCACGCGCCGAGATGATCGATTCTTTCCTGAAGCTTAGCTTGTTTATCGAGCAGCACATCATAGTCAGCATCAGGTTCCGAAAATTTTGCGCTGATAGCTTCGTACTCTTTAACAAGATTAACCGTTGCTTGTGCGCCTTCCTCGACAATCTGTTTTACTGTTTTGGTTGGGTCTAATTCCGGTTCCTGCGAAAGATAACCGAACGTAATATCTTTCTGCGAAGTAATCTGACCGATATAGTCCTGATCGATACCGGCGATGATGCGAAGAAGAGTGCTTTTACCGGCGCCATTCAACCCGAGCACTCCAATTTTTGCACCGTAAAAAAACGAAAGATAAATATCTTTTAAAACCTGCTTGTTGGGCTTGTGAACTTTGCCAACACCGATCATTGAGAAGATGATTTTATTGTCTGCCATATTTTAATAAGATGATTTTTATTATTAATTGATGAATCAATAAACTCGAAGCACTGAATCCAAAATTCTAATAAATATCGAAATTCCAATGCTCAAATTCCCAAGATGTTTTGGATTTAGATGTTAGAATTTGACCCAAGGGAGTACCTTTGGTATTTAGAATTTAGGTTTTAGGATTTAGAAGTTAAGACAAATATACGAAAATGGTAGGGAAGAAGAAAAGCTAAGAGCCGAGAGCAGAGAGCAAGGAGTTATCAGTGCGTCGGAAAATGACACGGAAAATATTTTTTATTTTTTCCTTATGCATTTTTAATTGTTCTGCGCACCTTCTTTGATCCAGGTTTTAAGTCCTTTTATTTGATTAGCATTAAGCGGTGGTCTGTCTAACGGCATTCGGGGTACGCCGGGGTCTCGGCCTTCGATTGCCCAGATAAGCCGGCTTTCTTCCGGAAAGCGGGGAGAGATTATTCCAATTTTTTCGCGGGCATCGAGCCAAGTTTCTAAACTAACCCCCGCAGCGGGATTATCGCCCGCGTGACATCCGCCGGGAATCGCACACGCGTTGAGAAAGAGCGGTTCAACATGTGCGTGGTAACTCACATTTGAATCGGGGAAAACTATTTTACTTAATTCATCTCCAGTAATTTCATCTTTGCAATTCCATGATTGCCAGATCATAAATACATTGAATGAGATGAATAGTAATATTTTCAAAAATTCTTTCATATCAATTGTGCTTTCTTAAAATCTCTGCCGATTTGACCGTACATGTGGAATCTTATTATCTGAACAAAAAATGTGGTAAAGAAAATTCCTATTATGAAGAAAAGAATTCCGACTACAGCTAAAAGATCAAAAACCATAGTCAATACAGATACAACCAAAATATCTTCCCATCTGATTTTGAACAATTTTATTACCTGTCCGATGTTCAATGCATCGCGCATACTTTCTTTATTCGAAAAAAGAATTGTTATAGAGGGCTGAAGTAAATAAATAAAAATTGAATATGGAACAACTGTTAAAATAATAAACATTCCGAAAAGTCCGCTCTCGAAAAAATTTCCGGTGTGTGCATTCCAAATAGACATGATGATAAATAAAGCGAATGTAGGAATCAGTATAATTAATAATGGCAGATAATATATGATCATGACGGTAATATATTTTAAGCCCGTTAAAAATTTTATTCCGGGGTCTTTCCATTCAGGGAGCGGAATGGGATCATTATTGGAAACTTTTTGTAGCAGTTCTATATAATATCCATAAAGTACAGGGATAGGTAAAATAAATATAGAAAGGAGTGAAAATAGACATCCGATCAGGTATTTCATCACCCAATCGGGGTCTTTGAACGAAAATCTAAACGAATCGCTGATATCTACCATTTTTAAACAATTAAGATAAAATTCTTGTTTATTGAATTTAATCAATAAATATCTATCCGGCAAAACGTGATAGAACCGGGAGATGTTTATCTAAATGAAAAAATCGAGTCCGGCTCAAAAATCCTAGAATAAATTTCTTGACTTTTATTTTTGTAACTCCTATCTTTCTGTCAATATCTCACCTCTTCATTATTTCAGAGAGATATGTCTTATTAAGGAAAATCACAATCCATAATGGGTGCTTTGTTCTTTCGCGAAAACAAAATTTCATCAAAATAATATTATAGGAGATTCGCCATGAAACGATTTGCTATCATTATACTTGCAATTTTTTCTACGATTGCACTTTATGCTCAGACAAATGTTTCCGGTGTTGTATCGGGAACATGGAATTTAGCCGGAAGTCCATACACTGTTGTTGGTACAGTTACAATTAATAATGCGACGACTTTAACCATAGATTCAGGCGTTGTTGTCCGGTTCACAGGAGGACAATTGATGTATGTATGGGGAACAGTGAATGCCTCATATGTTACATTTACTTCTTCGAAAGACACAACGAGCGGCAATCCACAGAAAGGTGATTGGGGATATATCCAGGTTGGGACAGGAGCGACTGTTGGAAGTTTGAATATGAACAATTGCGTTATAAAATATGGAGGTACAGCATCACCTCAATATGCTGCAACAATTTATATCGAAAATGGAACGGCATCTCTCACTTCATGCGATATGAATAACTCAAAAAATTATGGAATCATCCTTTACACTAATGCGGTGGTTACATTAACCAATACAAATATTTCCAACTGTGGATGGCCCATTTCTTATAATGGTCCCGGTTCATTAGTTTTCAACGGGACAAATAATCTGGCGGGTAATAGCAATAACGGTATATATCTATATTTTAATAATAATTCGAATGCGCTCGTACTCGATACGATTGCTGTTCCGTATGTTTTTTATTCTCACCATACAGTAAATACCGGCGGCTCGCTACAAATAGCATCTACAAAC
Protein-coding sequences here:
- the ettA gene encoding energy-dependent translational throttle protein EttA codes for the protein MADNKIIFSMIGVGKVHKPNKQVLKDIYLSFFYGAKIGVLGLNGAGKSTLLRIIAGIDQDYIGQITSQKDITFGYLSQEPELDPTKTVKQIVEEGAQATVNLVKEYEAISAKFSEPDADYDVLLDKQAKLQERIDHLGAWDIDSKLEQAMDALRCPPSETSVSVISGGERRRVALCRLLLQEPDVLLLDEPTNHLDAESVAWLEHFLSQYKGTVIAVTHDRYFLDNVAGWILELDRGEGIPFEGNYSSWLEQKQARLRLEEKQESKRQKVLQRELEWVRLNPKGRHAKSKARITAYEKMLEEDNEKRSEELEIFIPPGPRLGDVVIRAENVAKAYGDIILYENLNFNLPAGGIIGIIGPNGAGKTTLFRMITGVEKPESGTITIGETVKLAYVDQNRPLDPNKTIWQEISGGEDLIKLGNREVNSRAYVARFNFSGTDQQKPVGVLSGGERNRVHLAKILRTGANVLLLDEPTNDLDVNTLRALEEALENFAGCAVIISHDRWFLDRVATHILAFEGDSEAIWFDGNYSEFEEHRRKQLGIEADRPRRIKYKKLMR
- a CDS encoding DUF4013 domain-containing protein, with the protein product MVDISDSFRFSFKDPDWVMKYLIGCLFSLLSIFILPIPVLYGYYIELLQKVSNNDPIPLPEWKDPGIKFLTGLKYITVMIIYYLPLLIILIPTFALFIIMSIWNAHTGNFFESGLFGMFIILTVVPYSIFIYLLQPSITILFSNKESMRDALNIGQVIKLFKIRWEDILVVSVLTMVFDLLAVVGILFFIIGIFFTTFFVQIIRFHMYGQIGRDFKKAQLI